The Lysobacter panacisoli genome includes a window with the following:
- a CDS encoding proprotein convertase P-domain-containing protein, with the protein MSGRSGNAPTNASVTVAIVHTYQGDLKVDLVAPDGSLYNIHNRTGGSADNVNKTVTLNLSSEPLNGTWKLRVNDNAAGDTGYINSWSVTF; encoded by the coding sequence GTGTCCGGCCGCAGCGGCAACGCACCGACCAACGCATCGGTGACGGTCGCGATCGTGCACACCTACCAGGGCGACCTGAAGGTGGATCTCGTCGCGCCGGACGGCAGCCTCTACAACATCCACAACCGCACCGGCGGCAGCGCGGACAACGTCAACAAGACGGTCACGCTGAACCTGTCGAGCGAACCGCTCAACGGCACGTGGAAGCTGCGCGTCAACGACAACGCGGCCGGCGACACCGGCTACATCAACAGCTGGAGCGTCACGTTCTGA